Part of the Candidatus Marsarchaeota archaeon genome is shown below.
ACAAGGAAAACATAAATCCGTTGTTCAGAAGCGGCGTATTTGACTATTGGAATTCGGATATTTACACGATAAAAGGGGATTATGCCGGAAAGACGAGCTCCTTCAAAGGAGCCAATGGCCGCACAGTTTAGCCTTTTATTATCGTTATAGGTATTATACCTTTTTCGAATTCAAGCTCTGCCAGGTCTAGCGGCTCTGTAACTCCTGCAGGCACCTTTATCAAAGGCGGTGCTCCATGCGCAAGCTGCAATGCTCTTGCGCCAATGACCCTCGCTTTCTCAAATTTAGTATATTCCTGTTTTTCCATTCAAATACCTCTCATACAGGATTCGGCACGAAGCGAGCCTTCGCTTCGTGCATGCTCTTGTCGACTTTTGCTTTCCATTGCTCAAATTCCTCAGGGCTCTTTGGATAATCATTATAAAGCGCATCAAGCTCCTTCATTTTTTTGACGGCGTAAAGCAAATCGCTAAATGCACTTATGTTTTTTGCGCCGCGAAGTACCATCTTGAACTTACCGGCAAGCCCCAGCTCAGGCACCTTTCCAAGAGCAAGGTCGTTCGCTTCTTTCGTCGTTAAGAAATTTTTTATTCCGTAGTTTATTACCTCGTTGTTCAGTGACTGCAGGTAAATTCTGAATACCTCCAAGCCTGCGGTCTTATGCCCGTATTCTTCATTGAAATCAAGATTATATTTCCACAGCCCCTTCACGCTAGTGTCGTTAGCCTCTACTGCTCGCGCAGCATTCTCACCAGACAATACCCCGGCAACAAGCGCAGGACCAATGCCTCCTGCACTTATCGGATTTGGCATGACCATGCTGTCTCCTGCTCCCATATAACCGTCGTACACCAAGCTTTCCAGCTGCCTTCTGACAGCAACAGACCATATGCCCTTGCCGTTGTTGTCTTTGTTGAACAATCGCATATTCTTTATTGTGGGATTCCATGATATGTAGTTGTCTATCAGTGTCTGCAGCGTATCGTTCCTCTTAAGCACCTTGTTCCTAATGTCAAGGCTCCTCTTTTGCACCCCAAGGCCGATGTTGACTTTATTGCCGCTCTTTGGAAAGACCCAGCCATAACCGCCTGGTGCAAGGTCCTGGTTCAAGTGTATCAAAGCATTCTTTGGGTCGTAATACCTGCTGTCTTCATGATCAAGGTCGAATTCTATTATATACCTGCCTGTGGATTCTATGTCATCTATGTCGATATTCTTTTCTACATAACGGTTGTCAGGCAGCCTCCTCCTCAGTACGGTCGAGATTCCGAGCGCATCTATTACGACCTTTGCCTTGAATATTGTATGCTTTTTTTCTTTGTCCTTACCAAATACTCCCACTACCTTGTTGTTTTCCACTACAGGCCCTTCAACCTCGAACTGACTCACATAATGCGCGCCGTTTTTTATCGCAAA
Proteins encoded:
- a CDS encoding DNA-directed RNA polymerase subunit K, with the protein product MEKQEYTKFEKARVIGARALQLAHGAPPLIKVPAGVTEPLDLAELEFEKGIIPITIIKG
- a CDS encoding FAD-dependent oxidoreductase, which gives rise to MEAKESYDIIVAGAGMSGNLAAAVAAKAGHDVLLLDRNDPENVGKKNNWGWTCGDAVAGSHLDFITSKTGLSFSKPELDVKVDGVYALSPDLESKFLFDGVGYVLDRPEFERKLRDFAIKNGAHYVSQFEVEGPVVENNKVVGVFGKDKEKKHTIFKAKVVIDALGISTVLRRRLPDNRYVEKNIDIDDIESTGRYIIEFDLDHEDSRYYDPKNALIHLNQDLAPGGYGWVFPKSGNKVNIGLGVQKRSLDIRNKVLKRNDTLQTLIDNYISWNPTIKNMRLFNKDNNGKGIWSVAVRRQLESLVYDGYMGAGDSMVMPNPISAGGIGPALVAGVLSGENAARAVEANDTSVKGLWKYNLDFNEEYGHKTAGLEVFRIYLQSLNNEVINYGIKNFLTTKEANDLALGKVPELGLAGKFKMVLRGAKNISAFSDLLYAVKKMKELDALYNDYPKSPEEFEQWKAKVDKSMHEAKARFVPNPV